The Sorex araneus isolate mSorAra2 chromosome X, mSorAra2.pri, whole genome shotgun sequence DNA segment CAGGGGAGCCCGGGGGCAGCGCGAAGCTGGAGGCGCGCAGCACCTGGGATGGCGggcagcgccccctgccggcaGGCCCCCGCCTCGCCgctcgcccctcccccaccctacgCGCCCGGGtaagccccccggcccccgcggacCCTACCAGGGGACACCGAGAGAGGAAGGTGACCTGGAGGGTTGAAAGCAACGGAGCGGGAAAGTAAGGAGGAGCCCACGAGCTTGGGATCTCCGCGCCCCAGGACTCCCCCAAGGTCCCTGGCGAGTTACCTGCTCGCTGGGGCCGTGCGCGCCCCGCGCCCTGGGTCCAGAGCGGAGTTTGCCGGCGTCTGCGCCGCGGGCCGGGCTGCTGGACTCTGGGCGGCCAGGGTGGGGCCGCCGCCACTCTCCTCcgccctcttcctttcctttcagaTGCAAAGTGAGTGACCACAAATCggcttcccttccccccctccccgccccgaccTTTCAAAAGtcacttttttctccttttaactgCGAGTGCTCAGGGAGAGAGGGCAAAGGTCCCCCCTCTCTAGGGACCCGACCCGAACTCTCGCAGCTGCATTTCCCGGCCAGGCCTGGCTTTCTTGCCCTGAGTGCTGGCCGTCTGCCAACTGCCCATCTCGTGGGCCGGCCTCTTGCCTGTGGGTGGGCAGGCAGAGCGCCGCCAAGCCCAAACAGCGGAGCCCAGACGCTCTTGAGGCGGGCAATGCTCACAAACCAGAAAAGGAAAGACATTGGCAAAGATGTGGAATTCGCGGCTGGTAGGAATGCAAATTGTGACAACTGATCGGAAAAATAGTGTGGCAGTtcacccaaaaattaaaatttaagattgtCAAATGATCCACCAATTCCACCTTGGGAATAATGAAAGCAGGGGGgatggaaagatggtacagcaggtagggctctttccttgcacaaagcggacctggatttgatccctggtatcccatatggttcccccgagcattgccaggagtgatttctgagcgcagagccgggagttacccctaagcatcaccaagtgtgacctaaaaacctaaataaagaattttaaaataatggaaatcagggaatatacacatatatatgcaacaCATTCTATTATACATAATTTTACATACATAATTGTGCATAATTAGTATACATAATATAtggtgtgtttattttgtttcttttttttgctttttgggtcacactcagcgatacacaggggttactcctggctctgcactcaggaattacccctagcagtgctcagggggaccatatggaatgctgggaattgaacccgggtcggccgagtgcaaggcaaatgccctaccccctgtgctgtcactccagcccataatatatgttttgttgggggccacatcctgggaTGTCTGGGAGCTGCTGGGGGTTTGTGATGCATGCACTCAGGCCTTGGAGCTCTCTCTGATCCTGAATAAGATTTTGTTTGTTGGAGGGTGAGCACGCCTGGTGGTGATAGGGATCAAATCAGAGGCAAGCAAGCatctcctcagcccctgggcGATATTTATATGCCTGTATCCAAGGCATCATTCACAGCCCCAACCTGAAAGCAATCCGGTTTATATATGCCATGGCCTCCTCAgtgttaatcactgtatcactgtcactgtcatcactgtcatcccgttgctcatcgatttgctagtgcgggcaccagtaacgtctccattgtgagacttgttactgtttttagcatatcgaatacgccacagggagcttgccaggctctgccgtgtcgacgtgatactctcagtagcttgccgggctctccaagagggccggaggaatcgaacccgggtcggctgcatacaaggctgatgccctacccactgtgctatcgctccagcccagtgttaaTGAGGGATAGAAACTGGACAGTGCAATAAGGATGACCCTTGAGGACATGGTAGTCAGAATTTATGTCACAAAAGAAGTTGGACTGTTTGATTCCACTTCTGTGAGAGAGCTAGAACATTTCCGTTCATGCACTGCAGGGTTCAGCAAGCATCTCTGAGTGAGCGAGCAAAGCgagcaagacacacacacatacagagagagagagagagagagagagagagagagagagagagagagagagagaaagagagagagagtgtctgccACAGTCGCAAGCTAGGGTGGTGTTGGTGGGGGAGGTGGCAGAAGGGGAactcgggacattggtggtgggaaatatgcactggtggaacattctatgactgacaTCCAATCGTGATCaattttgaaactgtgtatctcacggtaattcaattaaaaataaacaaaacaaatgagcacctctgggcataGCCCTGGAGAcaccttaagcactgctggatttggTCTTGATGGTCCTTAGCCCCACAGGGCCCACACAACAGCAGCACTTCGGGCCCTGACCTGAAACCTTTGGCTCTCTCAGCTGGGACTCTCAAGGATTAACCCCTGGGCTTAGCTTGGAACCCCTATTCCCTCAACAAAAGCATCTAAAGAAAATTGTGagtgggtatggtgctgccatcaACCTgaacctgtggggcgagtgcatcagcagcctgatggtgccctcagacttccagataccctcAAATTGCTgcttgtgcctttggccagaccccaacaacttggagccaagtttaccaagaaattaaatggccaaaagttaggtgtgtgagagccatgcccacaaaccacctccggctcagctatataagctcatttattggccttatttcagagacccataaatctcgaaagagatcaaaagccacagttagggccCACAGTGTGGACATaagtgggaacccgtgactgaatgagaaaacaaaacaagaattaaattaaaactaaaaatttattattgagaGATACACTCTTAgagatttttttgtgattttttttttttttggccacaaaaGGAGTATGTcttccagctctgtgcctggGAGTTGCTCTCTGCaatgcccagggaaccatgtgttgtctggaatcaaaccctgtgcctcctatatgcaaagcatgtgctcaatccTTTGAATGATCTTTCTAGTCCTCTAACAAATCCTTGAAGGACATTGAAGAATATTTGGACTGTGGGAGAGAAATCTAAGATAGAGCGGGTGGGGGTTGAGAAGGGAGAGTCGGGCTGAAGCAAGGGAGACTGCAGAACTGCATTGAGCAGGGCTGTGATTAAAGCAGATTTTCATGTTTGAGGTGCTGTAGAGAAAATAGGCATTTGTGGGGGAGAGGTTTGGGCTAttcattgctctgtgctcagaagtgacccctgccagtgctcagcgGATTCTCTAGGGTGCTGGGTGGGGTTTGGAGCCAAGCACCTGGTCTCtgcaggtgcatgcaaggcaagcaccctacctcctgtactgtttctcagCCTTGGGGAGATCATTTTAATTGTAATCTAGCAtgtgggagagaaagggaaagagagctgAAAGACATTATTTAGAAAGTATTGCATATTgcattgtaggatatcattggtttgtcctttctcccttgccacagagtttgggcttatctggtaataatctctaaactattctagactacattggtatgtcctgctccccttgccactaggagcttaggtatatcagtcacacccatcaaagtgctcccgagtcacttccatttctttatctgtaaccacttctaccagtttatctgctcttcctctagtcaaactctgttaatttgtaaggtcagaccttgctaggacagtgtacttatattgtaagttaatattgcctttctcctctccttgtgtcttttggatagtttactttaaagcaatatcctttttgtatggacaaagaaaaacaattgttaatatgctttggtaacatgggatttaattggctttaaatattattcactcctgggcatctgctttctcgacttaagcctcagctgcccttacttcctagtacccccaaagcaggatcccgacgaggaacgggatggacccagggcaagtggtgagttatgtgctaccctggcatcgagatgggcctggccaaaatgcctaatgcttaactagatgttaagagtttggtcatggacatgtcatgtcatgatccaaaagcaacgactagactaggaccctgctagggataggaaagactaatctggtctgagcactgtagtttgagatcgagatgactccaggagagcaattctataagcttaatgcatctcttgctatgtccatacaaaatgattaataatatgaatacttatatgttagttggacaaggagaggagaaacacacccatgggattccgctcttgggcgggtgtcctgctgaaagaaaatctgtcctaaaagaagcatcccctgagggaaagaactttacccctactgattttgaccacacctatgtgtaagccccaacccctcattcttggggatttaactaggctgtgagagtgggctgagGGTCAGTCCCAGGGCCCGTCTCGGGGCcggtcccagtgccagatctggagaagctagatccacatccagatccagaggagaaggagaatgaagtagcatggggaggaagaagcaggaggagaatcagaggagaatggagatgggaatggaataaactgcaactgagaccaaccagcctggctccttttcttccttcacttgccttgtcatcgccatcaacctcgcTGGTGCagtgtccccctctctcttttctttcttttcttttctgtgtttttacaCATTGCATAAAGGGGTAGGGACTTCAGTTATACTGATgatgtgggagtgggggaggggtatgcatccaaagcacagactcaacaacactgaagacaCAAGCTCTAAGCTGCACCTACCCAACTTTGTAACGTAGCTGTCaaggtgggattgatgttgaaatattaaatgcctaaaacccatcagtaactttgtaaatctcagttctataaagttaaaaaaaataagtaaaatggaagaggagaagcagggctggaggcatagcacagcaggtagggcatttgccttgcatgcggctgacccgggttcaatctccagcatcccatatggtcccccaagcaccactaggagtaattcctgagttcagagccaagagtaatgcctgggtatcactggtgtgacccaaaaggaagaaagagagagagagagagagagaagagagagagagagagagagagagagagagagagagagagagagagagagagagaggagaagcaaacaaatcaaagaatgtAGTGTAGTGTAGGAGCCCAATTGAATCATGATAATAGCTTGGCTAGGGGAGATAGTATTGAAATGGAGACAAAGGGAAGAATAATGATATAGGAAATAAAATGCATCACTGGGTGATCTGTTAGATAAGAAGAtatgagaggggctggaacaatagcacagcaggtagggcatttgccttgcatgcggccaaccggggttcgattcccagcatcccatatggtcccctgagcactgccaggagtggttcctgagtgcagagccaggagtaacccctgtgcatggccaggtgtgacccaaaaagcaaaaaaaaaaaaaaaaaaaaagaaggagatatGAGAGAGGGGGTGTCATGTCTCACCCAAGGTACATGGGGTCTGTTCCTGGAAGGATAGTAGCTACTGAACCCAAATTAGAGTTGGTTACTCAGAGGCCAATTACTCAAAAGACAAGGGTTGATGCGAAAAAGGTTTTATTCAGATGGTGGACTTTTTGTCTCAAAAAATACACCTTATTCTCAGATGTCTGGGTATGGCTAGGAGTTCATATCAGGCTGGTGGGGGAAAATAAGTGAGAAGAAATCTGACACATGGAATTGTGGGTCAGGAAGAAGGGTGTTGTATCTTGAGATGGTCTGGTCCAGGCTGGCTAGTAGTGAATCCTGGGGTTTTCTCTCCCCGCTCCATCGTCACTGGACCTGTCTGGGCATTAAGCACACAAGGCATGAGGACTAAGAGACATGGCGAAGGCCCAGGCGGGGTGAGCAGTTACGTGATGTCCACCAGAGAGTAGCAGGATGCTATCATTAACGCCTGCTCACTTAATGTCGTGCTGGGCATGGGGGAGGAGGACCTGGAAGGGCAGCCGCTGTGAACCGGTGATCACCATGTGCTACATTTGAAGCCAGTAAGGCCGACCCCTGAGGTGTCTGATAGGAAATATCAACTTGTTCACTTGGCGTGTGTGTCTGGGGTTCAAAGGCGCGATTAAGGCCAAGGCTTTGCATTTTGGAGTTGAGTCGGTGGAAATTAGTCTTTTGGTTTTCAGAATGCCTGAAATTCTAGATCAAATGGATTCGGTTTCTTCTCCCCAATCCACACAACCAATAGTCCTAGACAATggcctagaagaaaaaaaaaatggtaagaagGTCTGTCAAGGGGCTGGCTCGATAGTACGGCAGGCAGggtgcacacggccgacccaagttggatccctggcacccactgtgattccctgagcccaccaggagtgacccttgagctcagagcctggagcaagTCGGAGCATcataaggtgtggcccccaaacaaaagaaaaatatgtatatttggtttggcacatgaatattttataatctatatGGTTGATAAAGCACTTCacccattaaaaaatatttgacagTTAACACATATTTCTGTGGTTCATCTGCCCTCCTGTAGCAGGCCTGTAGGTAGGGCACTCTTCGGCACTGAAGGGCCAGGGTGGGGACTAACAAGTGTATATGGCTAGCATGTGTAAGAACCGGGCTTAAAAGTTATAAAGCCAAGATGTCATCTGAAAAGGAGGTGTGAGTCCCTAGCACCCAGCAGCAGACTGTGGGTGCCAGGTCAGAGCCCAAGGCCAGAACCCACAGACCCAGCAAGTGACCACGTAGCAGGAACAAATATTTGATAAACATCTGATAAGATAGGCACTGGGTCCAGAAAGGGGATGgccggtgggggggggaggttggagagagagaaagagaggagagagagagagagagagagagagagagagagagagagagagagagagagagccttttgcatggtcccctgggtaccatCCAGAGAGTCCCCAAGGACAGACCCTGAAGTAGCCTTGAAGTCCACCAGACGTGCCCCctgccaaaaaatagaaaaaaaatactggaagTCATCTGAACCCCAAATCCTTTTCCCCTGCTAACGCCCTAGCAGGGGGCTTCCCCAccccagtggtgttggggattgagcccagggcctctcacagGTGAGGTGGGTCTGGGCTCTCACCTGCATGAAAGCCTAAGCTGGAACAGCTGGGACAAGGCCTATAAAACCAGCTCTGCCGGCCAGGGGTGTGGGCCAGTGCTGTGTTCCAGATACACGCGGCTCTGGGTTcctccccagcaccaaaaaaagagaaaaaaagtttgcAAAAGCAAGTGGGGTGAACTCCATTATGGAGTTGCCCACACCCCTTTCTCTGGGTGTTTAACAGATTTTCCTTTCCTCGACTGCTCTCTGGCGAGGCCTGCGCCCTCTATTAAAATacgggtgtttttttttttttctcccataatTCTGTAACAATTTTTTTGCTGAGCTGTCTTCTCctggatttattattattaatttgttttgttttgaggtcacacctggtaccTGGCTTGGTGttggggcaggaggagagggaaCTACGAgggccagaaatcaaacctcaTGTACACCAGGCAAGGGATCTAGTGCTAAGTTATATTCTCTGGCCCTGCAATATTTTTCTGCAAgaacagagaggaacagagacttGGAGAGTGGGGTAAAGTTTGGGCCTGTAATGCCCAGGCCGTAAAGGAGAATATTctgactccttccttccttccttccttccttccttccttccttccttccttccttccttccttccttccttccttccttccttccttccttccttccttccttccttccttccttcttgcttttggtccacacccagaggtgctcgaggatcattcctggctggttCAAGGAACCATTTTGGGTGCCAAGGatataacctgggttggctacatgcaaggcaagtaccctacgcCCTGTACTGTCCATCCAGGCCCCACGAGTGCTGACTTTAGAAAGtatgtttgcttttcattttttttttttttttttaaggccacacccggtggtgctcagggcttacttctggctctgtgctcaggggactcctggcggtacctgtggaaccatatggggggctggaAATCAAATTAGGCTCAGCTGCACTAggagcaagcaccttagcccctgtactatctctccagcccctgagttctgacctcctcgGGGAAGTTCTTGGCCCCCAAGGTTCTGTTTGGGGGTTACCTCCAGGGGCACTCAGGGGTAAGTGTCCATTTTGGCACTTGAGGGTCGGGGCTGGACCATGAGAAGCTGAGGACGGgacccaccccccttcccaccgTGACAGGCCGAGCAGAGCAGGAGGGCAGTGGCACCGTCTCCTGTGAGTCCCCACTCACCCCTCCACGATACTCTCAACAATGTGGGGGGGCAGCCTGGCCCCAGCTCTGATGAACCCACCCTTCAAcatccagtgcccccccccccatcagccTCAGGCCTTCCCCCAGACCCCTAGCCCGGGCGCTCACCGGCCACTGGACGGCGAGTCAGGGCATCTCCAGGATAATCTTGCCCACGTTCAGGTTGGCCTCCATGCGCTCGTGGGCCTTCCGCACGTCCGCCAGCGGGAAGGTGTTGTCCAGCACGGGCTGCAGCCGCACGGCGCTCTCCGGGGAGAAGTGGGTGAGCACTTTGTCGGTGAACGACCGCACCAGCGCCTCCTTATACTGAGACACAGAGACCGCGTGTGGGCTGGGGCGCGGGAGACTCCTTTGGTCTCCCCCGACTCTGGGGGTGGGGCTCCTAGGTGGCCGGGGAACGTCGGCCCCAGCCAGGCTGGCCTCTCCTGGGCCAGAGGACATGAGCCTGAGCCATTGGGAAGGGAAGGACGGATCTGTCCCAACATCCTTGGGCGCGGTGCCCTTTGGAGCCCCAGGCGGGGTGGGCGGGTTCCTCTACATCTCCCCCATCAGGAACCCCAGTGTGAGGAGCCAATcagaggaaaagaggaggaggaaccatttgtttttgtttgggggccacccccaggggcACTCAGGGGTAAGTGTCGGGGCTGGACCATGAGGAAGCTGAGGACTGGACCCGCCCCCCACcgctcttgcaaggcaagtgtgggTTGGGGCAGCGCTCACGCTCACTGCACTGGGCCAGTCCCCGGCCAGgcctgcagggctgagggtgACCTGCGAATCCATCCcagcccaggggagggggcaATGTCCGCAGAGGGCGATGAACAAGGAACCGAGTGAGCCAAGGGCCAGCAGCGCAGTGCCCGGGTCTGCCACTCACTTTCTTGTCCCTGGCCCGCAGCAGGCTGGCCTGCAGACTCGCTCGCTTGCACAGGAGCTTGGAGAGGAGCGGCCCGTTGACTTCGCCTCCCCCCATGAGGCCGTAGAGAACCCAGCGGCCATCGGGGGCCAGGCAGTGCACGTTCTTCTCCCAGTACGAGCCCCCGATGCAGTCCAGGATCACGTTGACGCCCACACCTTCGAGGAGATCATGGGCAGGAGGGACATCTTAGCCCAACTCTGACCCCTGGGGCCCAGTCCTGCCTCACAGCCTGGACGGGTGGGAACAAAGCCACTGCCCAGAAGGTGGGGGTGCTCTGGGCCATCCTAGCATGTGTGGtgtgaggggagcaggggaccAGGAGAAGGACAAAGGCATTCCGCTTTCAGAAGACCCAGGCTGAGGGCATAAATCTAGGTGTCCCTCAACAAAGATCACCAGGCCTGAGACCCTGCCCCGGGGTTCGGGCGCGAGGCTGCACGGTTGCTCCTGAGAAGTCAGTGTGTGCTTCTCTTCTTTGACCATCAGATTTCTATCATCCCTCTGGGTACCGATGCTCTTGGAGCTTCTCGGGCCACCTAGGTCCCCCAAATCTCTAAGAGGAATTCCAAGCTCGACCATATGTTTTGTTTCCACTGAAGCAGGATGTTGGGAAGCAGACAGAGGACCTGATCTCGGTCTTTAAAAACTCTCCTTTCTTAGGTTCACATTCTTTATTTCTAGCCACGTTTCTCGCATCTAGAGGGGTCGACCTACCTCTAGGATTTGTGGAAGAGACGAtaggatggggatggggaggaaaaaggcaagctggagggggctggagcgatagcacagcgggtagggcatttgccttgcacgcggccaacctgggttcgattcctagcatcccatatggtcccccgagcaccgccaggagtgattcctgagtgcagagccaggagtaacccctgtgcatcgccgggtgtgacccaaaaagcaaaaaaaaaaaaataaaaaagagggcgAGCTGGTACAACAGGCATCGGGGGGACTGGAAGgggtgggagaggcagagggcagCCTCTGAGaccacctcccacccacctccaccctctGTGCTTTTTCTACCTTTGGGTGGGCCCTGTTCTTGGGTGTGGGCCGGAGTCTTAGATTCACTTCTGGCCAGTAGAacatggcggggggcggggaaggtGCCCCTACCAAGACCAGGTTACCAAAGGCTGTGACGTCTTGTCTAGGACACTTGGTCACACCCTTGCCTGCTAACAAGAGGCAGCTAGAAGGCCTGTGCCTTCCCGGCTCAGCCTCAAGATGCCTCTTGCTCTGGGCTGCAGCCAGGGGAGAGCCTGAGATCTTGAGCTGAGGAGGGACCCAGCTACACCGCTCCCAGATTCCTGCCCCAGGGAAACTGAGGTGAGAGATGTTCACGGCTGAATAGCTCGTCTAAGAGGAAGGGCAAGGAAAGGAGGACGGAAGAGAAGGAGGTAACAGCGAGCAGTGGTGGAATTGGAATTAGGACCAGCTAGGCTTATCTTCCCAACCCCCGTCACCCTCAAACTGACTCTACATACCCTTTGTGAACTTCAGTGCCTCCTCCGAGAAGTCCTCCGTCTTGTAGTCAAACCCGGCCTCAGCGCCCAGCCGCTTGGCCATCTCGATTTTCTCCTGGGGGCTTGTGGTCACCAGGGGGATGGCTTTAAACAGTCTGGTGAGCTGGATGGCGGCAGTGCCCACACCACCCGTGCCAGCATGGATGAGCACTGTCTCGCCCTCTTTCACGCCTCCTATGGTGGAGCCCAAGTTAGAGACCCCGACACCAGCCACAGTGCTAggtgttggggtggggctgggtttGGAGGGCACCAAGTGAGGTGGGCTGTGAGAGTGGAGCCCGGGGCGGGGTCAGGGGTCTGGAGGGGTGTGGCACATCAGACCCACTGTCATGAGGCTCCTGCCCAAAGCTCTGAGGGGCTGCAGGGACAGACAATCCTGTGACAGGGGCTAGCCACACCAGACCAGGTATCTCCCCCATGGGCTGCGAGGGCCCCCGACGAGCGACCTGAGAACAGCTCTTGTCTCCCACTAAGAATAGGCAAAGTAACTGGAAGGGCTCTGGGAGCCCCCGTGCCGTCCCATCACCTCAGCCCAGCCTGGGCTGTCTCCGCCGGGGATGTTCCTGCAGGCACCGGGGGACAGGCAGGGCTGAGAGGTGGGGGTCGGGTGCTGAGCCCAGGTTGGGGAAGGCCCTGGGCTTCAGGTGATGGGGGGCTCACTCACCCACACAGTGCAGCAGCTGGAAGGCCGTGAGCCAGGCCTCGGGGATGGCCGCTGCCTGGGGCAGGCTCAGGCCCTTCGGGACAGGCATGAGGAGCCCCTCGGGCACGGTGACATACTGAGCCTGGCCCCCGCCGGGCAGCAGAGCCATGGCTGCGTCCCCGATCTTCCAGGGGCCCCGGCAGCCGGGCCCCAGCTCCGCCACATGTCCGGAGGCTTCGAGTCCCAAAATGCTGCTGGCTCCTGGGGGCGGCGAGTACTGGCCTTGTCTCTGTGGACAGAGAGAGCACGAGGGGGCTTGGGGGTCCTCCTGTCACTGGGGGCAGAGGTTGTGCAGGCTGGGAGAAGTTTCTGATGGTCTGTCCACACTGTCTTTCTGGAAACAGCGACTCCCCTGGACCTTCTCTGAGAGGGTCCCTTAGATTGGTCGCTGCCAGGGACACGGGGACGGCACGGCGTTTAGAGCACCTGCCTGCAGACACCAGGTCAGCGGTGTGACTCAGGTGCTGCTGTATGCCCCGCTGCTCTGCTGTGACCCCTTctgactccccctgccccccgccagccCTGCGAGCAAGTTCGGGCCACATAGCAggtgcgtgtgtgtgagcattGAGGGCAGACCTGGGGGACCCTAGCTAAGGGCCCGCCACCTTGGCACCGTGGCACCAGGGCTGAGTGTGGGCACTCTGGAACCTGatgtccacccccagcccctgcccctctctgTGGGTGCTGGACTCTCTCCTGATTCAGGTACAGATGCTCAGAACCTAAACCGCTGCAGGCCTGCTCCCTCCCTTCAGCCCTGATTgtgggggcaggcccagggggaccccagcagcccccccaccccaccaaggtGGGAACCTGGAGCAGGTCGGCTCGGTTGAGGGCGCTGGCGGCCACCTTCAGGAGCACTTCTCCCTCCCCGGGTCTCGGTGTGGGCACTTCCTTGAGGTAAAGGTTTTCGGGGCCCCCCGGCCGGTCAAAGTGCACCGCTAGCATCTTCTCTGCAGTCACGGGAGAACGGAGGATACGTTTGGTAGGAAACCCCTTCCCCACACCAGCTCACCAGACACGGGAGGCTGAGCCCCTCACTACTCTCTCAATTGGCTCGTCTGGGGTCCCAGCACAATCCCAGTGGTGGCTGCTTCCCCAGACCACAAGGAGGGGCGGGTGCCAGTGGCTTTGGAGTAAAAGAGATCAAGGTTCAAGGTGCCAGAGTcatagtcatagtacagtgggcagggcgcttgccctgcgtgtagctgacctgggttcgatccctgttatcctataaggtccccggagctgctaagagtaacccctgagcatcaccgggtgtggcccccaaaccaaaccaaacaattaACTACACAAAActtggtctttttttaaaaaagaaatcgaGATTCAAGTCTTGGGCAAGAATGGGGTGACCTGTGAGGGGCTTCGGGCTGGGTCCTACCAGAGTTCCTGTCCCCAGAGGCAAGGCCGAGCCCAGGAGAGGTGGGGCTGCTTACCGGGAGCCATCGTGCTGCGATCTCTCTGTCAGAGCTGGGGTGCCTGGGTCTCACCTTCTGCCTCCGCAGCTGCAACCTGCCCCTGCAGGTCCAGCGCAGGGAGGGACTATTTATGTTCCGGGAGGGAGGGTGCCCAGGC contains these protein-coding regions:
- the LOC101552990 gene encoding quinone oxidoreductase PIG3-like; translated protein: MLAVHFDRPGGPENLYLKEVPTPRPGEGEVLLKVAASALNRADLLQRQGQYSPPPGASSILGLEASGHVAELGPGCRGPWKIGDAAMALLPGGGQAQYVTVPEGLLMPVPKGLSLPQAAAIPEAWLTAFQLLHCVGGVKEGETVLIHAGTGGVGTAAIQLTRLFKAIPLVTTSPQEKIEMAKRLGAEAGFDYKTEDFSEEALKFTKGVGVNVILDCIGGSYWEKNVHCLAPDGRWVLYGLMGGGEVNGPLLSKLLCKRASLQASLLRARDKKYKEALVRSFTDKVLTHFSPESAVRLQPVLDNTFPLADVRKAHERMEANLNVGKIILEMP